The genomic DNA AGCAAAGGCCCTTACAGTCCGTAAGTCAGAATAAAACCCAGTGGCATCCATACAGTGCACATCACATCGTCAGCTAGGATCAGCACTTCCAAAAATCCTTTTtagaggtattttattttatgtatatgagagctgtgcctccatgtatgtgtgtataccacaattgtgcctggtgcccttggagatTAGTAGAGGATGTAGGATCCCTTGGAAACTTGAAATGGGAATGGCTATGAGTCCAGTACGATATGAAGAAAGGAAAATCAATTCCCAACTTAGTGTGTCTTTGCAAAACCTCAGGGCTGGAACCTAAGTTTGAGCAAGCTAATGGTGCCTGGTCAAAGATACTGACAGGAAGACTGGCAGGCTACTGTTCTGGATGGGACTGCAGTAGGCCTCTGTAGGTCACACCTAACAAGAATGCTGTCATTTACGCTAGGTGCCGCTCCATCAAACTGAACCCTGCAATGGCCCaattttcaaaggaagaaaagagcgAATCAGAAGAAACACTAAGCAACCAATCAGAAGCGGTCCAGTTCGCTGGGCTGGTGTGGTAGGTACCACAGATGACAGTGACTAAAAGGACAGATGCCTTCTTCATTCCATATTTCTGCCTGTGAATGCAGGCTCATCAGCATATGAGAACATTTACTTTGTCTTTATTCAAGTCGTTGCCTGGTTACAGAATCACAAATAGAAACCATCTTGAAAGTACGTGTAGTTGAATTCTGCCCCTTGGCTCTAGCCCTCACTATGTGTTAGAAAGACTCTGCCTCACAAGCTGGGAAATTGGGTGTTGGAGGGATGCATGCAGACTGCCGGTAGAAACCTGGCAGCAGCTACAGGAAGGCACACTGAGGATCTGCCCTTCGGAATGCAGAGCACAGAGCGAATGCGCTCTCCGTAGAGGCCCCACATCATCTAGACACCTTGCTACCAAGCTGCAGATGCAGCTTGCTCCTGGAACAGAGCGGACGTGTCTCTAGGGTCACTCACACTTGGCCTCAGCACTGCCGGGTGCTAAGAATCTCCAGAGACAAACCTCCTACTCAGTGAAGGctcccctcctccaactcctgTCCACTTCTACAGGAACACTAGGAGGCAGAGTCGGGATTTGTAACCCCAGGCACTGAACACTGCTGTCAGGAATAAGGCTTCTTggtacaggggtgggggtgggggggagcctTCGTCCTTGAAACATCAAATAAGTACTTCCTGTTCTAGCTGGCACGTCTCCGCAATCTAGGCCTAGCACAAGCCTAGAGCTGGCCAGGCTCTCTAGCCTAGGAGAGATGCCTGCCCTAAAGCCACACCCAGCAAACAAGGTCCCCAGGGAAGGTACACACCCTTCTGGGCTACagccccagcctgtcccctcagtAAGTATCCACTTCCTTGACACAGTTAGCACAAATGGGGTCCCCTACTCCCCAAGCCCACAGCACTCTGAACAGTGATGTCCAGGTTTTAGGCACAGCGTCTGACGCCTCCCATGCAGAATGTCAACTGCTCTTCCAAGGGGGCCTTTAGGTATTGCTCATCAGCTCACACCTCCCCAAGTCTAGGCTGAGACTAACATTTCCCACCCCTTTCTTACCAGTGAGCAGCCAGCAGTGACACTTAATGAACAGCCCTGCTCTGACACCCTGGTAACACAcgtctcctttctctgtgcccACTGTATAAAAGGACACTGTGCAGTGGGCACTTGAGCCAGCTTCGAGCTCACATGGGCTTCTCCGCTCACTCACTAGGAGACCTCGGCAGTTCGTTCAGACCTAAGTCTCTCAAGAGACAAGGATGAGACTGGGAGGATCATTAAATGATGAAATGACAGGAAGAACCAGCCCTGGCACACAACTGGGCACCAAACACTGCCACGGCCTGCCCTGCCACCACTCCACCAGACTGAAGACTGCAGAGCTGGGCCCATCCACCCTAAGCCGGGGGCCACCCATAGCAGCTTCCATCAGTTAGCGTAAAACAAAAGCCATGCAAATACGCACAAAATAACTAAGACTTGAGATGCTTCTGGAAAGTTCCAGCATAGGTCTGGTATTCAATGTGCTGAGCTCTTCATTAGCATACCAAAACAACTGGCTCACCAGAGAGGTTGAAGAAGTCAGAGCTTCACAGCAAAATatacttggttttctttttttaaaatgattcttttttttttggttctttttttttcagagatggggaccgaacccagggccttgggcttcctaggcaagcgctctaccactgagctaaatccccaaccctatactTGGTTTTCAAAGGAAAGCAGTCTGGGGTGGTAAGGCTCAACCACACAGGCCAGGCTAGTGTTTCCTTGTTATGCTAATCTCCCTGGTGGACAGGCATGGCACTAAAGTTCTCAGAATTTCCATCCTCACTcccactctttcttccttcccacccTTGTCCCTTTGCTTGTCTCCGGAAGACTTAGTACATACACAACATCCAATCATTTGACAAACAAGTGAGAAATAAGACATTTCTCAAAGGcccaaggtgggggtggggagaagctaATTTCTGATCTATTTGAGTAGGAGAGAGCAGACACACCCCGGGACTcgatgaccttgaactgaatCTGTGACTTTTGAGAGTGCTGGGGGCTTAGGCTGAGAGTGTGAGGCAGGGGAGTTGTTTCCAGGCCACCAAACAGTTAATGGGCCTCTCGGGAATGAGCATTGAgagataaaaataagaataattcgTTCAGGATAAAATAAGGCTTCCTACTCGAGGAGAGGTCGAAGACAAGAAGCACGTGGCAAGGCTGCTGAATGGCACCCTGAATAGCAGCAGTGTGGACCGGTACCAGCTGGCTTCTGTAAGAGATTTCTTGAGCCATACTCAGAGGCAGCCCAAGACTGACGATGAGAGCAGCAGGCAGATGGGGGCAGGAGACAGATGGGGTCCAGAGGGTGGTCCTGAGGACGGGAGAGGCACAGTGGGGCCACGGAAGCCTGACGGACTCCTCTGTCCAGCAGCACAGATGCAATACAGCTTGCTCATAAGCAACCCCCAACTCCAGAGTTGGCACAAGTGGAGTGGCGTGTCCTTGGCTGATCTTCTGGCGCCCTTCCGAGTGCCCTTGCTCCTTCAAAGATGGCAAACCAGTGACCACAGGAAGTGCCCCGTTCACAGGAAAGCCTGAAACAGATCTCGGCCAAGTAGAAAGCATCCTCGTCTAAACTGGtttgtatttttctctccctTGAATCTTCAAATGAGAATTCATCAGTGAGTCAAAGAGATGCTAAAAATAGCCGGCTACAGAATGCAGAGTGAGGCACATCACGCCATCTCGCTCGCCCGCTCGCCCTGCCCAGCCTTCTTCAGTGTGGCCTTCCAGGGCGTCTCCTTTTCATTAGTCAAAATGTGAAACACTTCAGGTACACAAAAGCATTAATGTTTAAAACCAATTATGTAGCTATTACTGAAATCTCTGCATTAAATCTTACTTAAAAATGGTCTCCTAGCCAGCCCTGCTAGAgcgcactcctttaatcccaacacatgggaggcagaggcagggggatctctgtgagttctagggtagccaggactacatggtgAGACATGTCTCAAAGCAAAGAACAATGACACGAGTTTACTGGCACACTCCCTCTACTTCTAATCACGACCTTCATTAGGGTTTCTGATGGCAAGAGTACAACTCGTTAACAAACAATGAATGAATTAAAAGAAAGCCGCTCCCCACTGGGCTCCCCACTGCAAACTCATCTTTATTAATAACAGCTCACATCTGAATCCAGAGGACCACTGACGAAAGGCCTTCACATAAATCATCTTATTTAATCCACAACATTGAGACCAGCAAGGTAAGtcattttttttactcttttaatgtgtataagtgtgtgcacCTATATAAACTTCTGTCCATATGTGTAtgacctgtggagaccagaagtggGCAGTGGACCCCCTAGAGGGGAGTTAGGTCACTGTGCGCCTCCAGATGTGAGTGCTGAGACGCAAACGCTGACCTTCTAGAAGCACGCTTGccgctcttagccactgagccatttctccacgcCCGCAAATTGCTTTTATATATTAAACGAACAAGAGCCtgagctaaagagagaaaaatccaaACTAAAAAGCCATGCCTCAAGGACTGGGAGtatatagcttagtggtagatAGAACCCTACATCAAGGGGGCACGGAAGCGTGCCCAGCCACAAAGTCAGTCGGCCTGGCTCTGAGTCCCATTCTCTTCCTCAGGACCACCTCACCCAGAAGGACCACCCCTCCCAATAACTGCAAAGATCTCTGAACCTGTGGGACACTCAACACAAACTGCCTTACACCTTCGAAGTGCACACTAACGAAACGCACGCGGCTAAACGACTCCTCAATACCCCATAGGTGCCAAAATCCTCATCTTGAATTATGAGCCCCAAGCCCACTGTCTGACCTTCCCTCCTTCAGCCTCTATGAGGAGCTGCTGAGCCTCTGTTATTggccagagagagaggggggctggttgttgttgttgttgttgctgttgttgttgttgtcgttgttttaATTGCTGCTAGCCGGAACTCTGCATTGCCACAGCTGCCTGGGGAGGAAGACAAATGTAACAGCAGCCCCAATAGCTATCTACCATCACCTTCTTAAGATGCTGACCTCTGCTCCAAGCTCCTGCTTCCAAACGGGACAGATGCCCTGACCTAAAATATGTCCaacatcccccccaccccccaacactgAAACTAAGGCTCAGCCTGGTCATGGGATTACCGTTTATTGTCACTAGATGTGTGGACTCTTAAGTTTTGACCAAGGAAAATCATGAGAATTATTACATAAATAAACGAGCTGAAATACTTCTGAAACCTACACTGGTATTAAATGAAAGCAGAGAAGCCTGGGGAACATGACGGGGCGATTCATTTTTCCATAATTACCATGACAATTTTTACTATTCTAGAACCAGACTCTGTATCACAGCTAGTTGTAACACTAAGTCTGATACAAAGGTTCCGTGTGTAAATTCCCTAGGGGGAAGTATAATCATGGCTATCATAACAAATACATCTATGAACGTCTACCGAGCAGAAGCTATTCAAATGAGATGGGCTGCTTTACACACAGCCCCACCCACTCTCCAAGCCTCTGGTCTGAACCATATAAAGCGGTCAGAGCTAAGGGGGCTACGTTCACCAGAGGCTGTGGccatagcaacaggaaagtaactaGCACAGAAAACTGGTGCCTGCTCTGGTGTCTTAGCTGTGGTGCCCGAGCCTTAGGAACTGGTTTGCTAGAGGGATGTGGAAGAGTCTGGAACTTTGGATATTATAAACAGAGGTTCCTGGGCCATTCTGGTGGGAACACTGGCAACCTGAAGGCTGAAATAAGTGTGGACGGTGAGGGTCTGGTTCATGAGGTGTGGAAGAGAGCAAGACTCGACCGGGAGCTCCCCTAGGACGCTCCTGTTACACTCTGGAATGTTACATTCAGCATCGACGTCTCGACGGACGCTGAACTCAAAGGTAATGGACTAATTTGTTTTAACACGGGATGGCATTTGGGCTGTGTCAGTTACTGCTCACTGCCATCACCCAGGTCTACAGTGAGCCAGAAACGTAATGAAGATGTGCAGCGTGTCCAGGAGAAGGAGCCTGAGCAAGTTGGAAGGCAGCTGCGATTACTAACGAGAGAGAGAGCTAAGTCATTAAAGAGGAACCACAGGCCTTCTGCACTGGCTTTCTGCACAGGACCTCACCCACTGGAGGTACCACCTACTGAATATGCAAATTCATCCGAAAACACGGGGCCACCCAAGGAGCTCCCTGCTTGAAAACAATCACCTAGGGAACTGTTTCTCCAGGGTCAGGTGTAGAAATTGTTGTAACTGTGGTCCAAGGGAACTGGAGTCCATCCCAAATTAGCATCCCTTGGCAATGCCCATCATATGGTACTATTTTTGCAGGCATAAAATATGCAAGAGGGCGGGAGCTGAGGCTTACCGTGCAGACatggccaagtccaagaaccacaccacacacaaccggtcccgcaaatggcacagaaatggcatcaagaaaaCCCGGTCACAAAGATACGAATCTCTCAAGGGGGTCGaccccaagttcctgaggaacatgCACTTTGCCAAGAAGCGcaacaagaaaggcctgaagaagatgcaggccaacaatgCCAAGGCAGCGAGTGCACGTgcagaggccatcaaggccctcgggaagcctcaggcca from Rattus norvegicus strain BN/NHsdMcwi chromosome 12, GRCr8, whole genome shotgun sequence includes the following:
- the LOC120095889 gene encoding large ribosomal subunit protein eL29-like, giving the protein MPIIWYYFCRHKICKRAGAEAYRADMAKSKNHTTHNRSRKWHRNGIKKTRSQRYESLKGVDPKFLRNMHFAKKRNKKGLKKMQANNAKAASARAEAIKALGKPQAIKPKMPKGSSRKLSCLAFIAHPKLGKIRSYAAKGQRLCQPKPKVQTKAEAKAPAEAQASAPAQAPKGAQAPVKAP